The following proteins are encoded in a genomic region of Oryctolagus cuniculus chromosome 6, mOryCun1.1, whole genome shotgun sequence:
- the C6H8orf90 gene encoding uncharacterized protein C8orf90 homolog: MASPCCGDPSPAGLTPAPVSTPGAAAPQEPPFPDIYGGDARLWEAHFRGIGRAYRALGKEDDFAIRVLTEDFTLPFPFAWPPGPDPARGPPFYDPNDRAGFDFLLRGPGATPPALLRPLHATAQAALRKRRLEQLALSYAGAGGPRPGLVLLAPAPAAAAAAFAGPAGPEASAPGAPQLG; this comes from the exons ATGGCTTCCCCGTGCTGTGGGGACCCCAGCCCCGCAGGGCTGACCCCTGCTCCTGTATCCACTCCAG GTGCTGCCGCCCCGCAGGAGCCGCCCTTCCCTGACATCTATGGCGGCGACGCGCGGCTCTGGGAGGCGCACTTCCGCGGCATCGGGCGCGCCTACCGCGCGCTGGGCAAGGAGGACGACTTCGCCATCCGCGTGCTCACCGAGGACTTCACGCTGCCCTTCCCGTTCGCCTGGCCGCCGGGGCCCGACCCGGCCCGCGGCCCGCCCTTCTACGACCCCAACGACCGCGCCGGCTTCGACTTCCTGCTGCGGGGCCCTGGCGCCACGCCGCCCGCCCTGCTGCGGCCCCTGCACGCCACGGCGCAGGCCGCCTTGCGCAAGCGGCGCCTGGAGCAGCTGGCGCTGAGCTACGCGGGCGCCGGCGGCCCGAGGCCCGGCCTGGTGCTGCTGGCGCCCGcgcccgccgctgccgccgctgcctTCGCGGGGCCCGCGGGGCCGGAGGCCAGCGCGCCCGGCGCCCCTCAGCTGGGCTAG